ATCCCGATCGACGCGTTCTACACCGGCGTGAAGCGCAACGCGCTCGCCGCCGACGAGCTGATCCGCGCGGTCCACATCAAGAAGGCCGACGGCCCGCAGCAGTACTCGAAGGTCGGTACGCGCAACGCCATGGTCATCGCCGTGTGCGCCTTCGGCCTCGCGCTGCACCCCGAGACCCGCACCGTCCGCACCGGCATCGGTTCGGCGGCCCCCACCCCCGTCCGGGCCAAGGCCGCGGAGGAGTTCCTGAACGCGGCGCTCGCGGAGGGCGGCTTCTGGGACAACGGGAAGATCATCACCCCGTCGGTCGCCAAGCAGTTCGCGGACCTGTGCTCCGGCGCCTGCAACCCGATCGACGACGTCCGGGGCACGGCGAGCTACCGCCGCCACGCGGTCGGCATCATGGCCCGCCGCACGCTGACCTGGGCCTGGGAGTCCTACCGCGGCACCGCCGCTCGCACGGAGGGAGTCGCGTAATGCGCGTCAATTTCACGGTCAACGGCCGTCCGCAGGAAGCCGACGACGTCTGGGAGGGCGAGAGCCTGCTCTACGTCCTGCGCGAGCGCCTGGGCCTGCCCGGCTCCAAGAACGCCTGCGAGCAGGGTGAGTGCGGCTCCTGCACGGTCCGCCTGGACGGCGTGCCGGTGTGCTCGTGCCTGGTCGCCGCCGGTCAGGTCGAGGGTCGCGAGGTCGTCACCGTCGAGGGCCTGGCGGACTTCGCCAAGCAGCGCGCCGAGCACGGCGGTTGCGCCTCCGGTGCCTGCGGTACGTCGGGCAAGTCGGGCACCTCCGTCCAGGAGGCCCAGCAGTGGGCCGCCAAGGGCCAGGACTCGCACACCGGCGAGGGCACCGAACTCGCCCCGATCCAGCAGGCGTTCATCGACGCCGGAGCCGTCCAGTGCGGCTTCTGCACCCCGGGTCTGCTGGTCGCCGCCGACGAGATGCTCGAGCGCAACCCCAACCCGACCGACGCGGACATCCGCGAGGCGCTGTCGGGCAACCTGTGCCGCTGCACCGGCTACGAGAAGATCATGGACGCGGTCCGCCTCGCGGCCGCCCGGCAGGGAGAGGCGGTCTGACCATGCCTACGAAACCCACCAGCGGCGCGCCCACCAAGATCACCCAGGGTTCGCAGACCAAGGGCGGCATCGGCGAGTCCACGCTGCGCCCGGACGGCACCCTCAAGGTCACCGGCGAGTTCGCGTACTCGTCCGACATGTGGCACGAGGACATGCTCTGGGGCCAGATCCTGCGCTCCACCGTCGCGCACGCAGAGATCGTGTCCATCGACACGAGCGAAGCCCTCGCGACGGCGGGCGTCTACGCCGTCATGACGTACGACGACCTGCCCACGGACGTACGCAACTACGGCCTGGAGATCCAGGACACCCCGGTGCTCGCGCACGGCAAGGTCCGCCACCACGGCGAGCCGGTCGCGATCGTCGCCGCCGACCACCCGGAGACCGCGCGCCGCGCGGCCGCCAAGATCAAGGTCGAGTACCGCGAACTACCCGTCATCACCGACGAGGCCTCCGCGACCGCCCCGGACGCGATCCTCGTCCACGAGGGCCGCGACGACCACCACATCGGCCATGTCCCGCACCCGAACATCGTGCACCGCCAGCCGATCCTCCGCGGCAACGCCGAAGAGGCCGCGAAGCGCGCCGACTTCGTCGTCAGGGGCGAGTACACCTTCGGCATGCAGGACCAGGCCTTCCTCGGCCCCGAGTCCGGTCTCGCGGTGCCGGACGAGGACGGTGGCGTCCACCTCTACATCGCCACCCAGTGGCTGCACAGCGACCTCAAGCAGATCGCCCCGGTCCTCGGCCTGCCCGAGAGCAAGGTCCGGATGACGCTCTCCGGCGTCGGCGGCGCCTTCGGCGGCCGCGAGGACCTCTCGATGCAGATCCACGCCTGTCTGCTGGCGATGCGGACCGGCAAGCCGGTCAAGATCGTCTACAACCGCTTCGAGTCCTTCTTCGGGCACGTCCACCGCCACCCGGCCAAGCTCACCTACGAGCACGGGGCGACGAAGGACGGCAAGCTCACCCACGTGAAGTGCCGCATCGTCCTGGACGGCGGCGCCTACGCCTCCGCCTCCCCGGCGGTCGTCGGCAACGCCTCCTCGCTGTCGATCGGCCCGTACGTGGTCGACGACGTCGACATCGAGGCCATCGCCCTCTACTCCAACAACCCGCCCTGCGGCGCCATGCGCGGCTTCGGCGCGGTCCAGGCGTGCTTCGCCTACGAGGCGCAGATGGACAAGCTGGCCGACGCGGTCGGCATGGACCGGGTGGAGTTCCGTCAGCTCAACGCGATGGAGCAGGGCACGATCATGCCGACCGGCCAGCCGGTCGACTCGCCCGCCCCGGTCGCCGAACTCCTGCGCCGCGTCAAGGCGATGCCGATGCCGCCGGAGCAGCAGTGGCTCGCGGCCGGCGAGGCCGCCGACGTACGCCAGCTGCCGGGCGGTCTGTCCAACACCACGCACGGCGAAGGCGTCGTCCGCGGTGTCGGCTACGCGGTCGGCATCAAGAACGTCGGCTTCTCCGAGGGCTTCGACGACTACTCCACCGCCAAGGTGCGCATGGACGTCATCGCCGGCGAGCCGGTCGCGACCGTGCACACCGCGATGGCGGAGGTCGGCCAGGGCGGTGTCACCGTCCACGCGCAGATCGCCCGCACCGAGCTGGGGGTCACCCAGGTGACCATCCACCCGGCCGACACCCAGGTGGGCAGCGCCGGTTCGACGTCCGCGTCGCGTCAGACGTACGTCACCGGCGGGGCCGTGAAGAACTCCTGCGAGCTGGTCCGGGAGAAGGTCCTGGAGATCGGCCGCCGCAAGTTCGGCTCCTACCACCCCGCCTGGGCCACCGCCGAACTGCTCCTGGAGGGCGGCAAGGTCGTCACCGACGGCGGCGAGGTCCTCGCGGACCTGGTCGACGTCCTCGAGGGCGAGAGCGTCGAGGTCGAGGCGGAGTGGCGGCACCGTCCGACCGAGGCCTTCGACCTGCGCACCGGACAGGGCTTCGGCCACGTCCAGTACTCCTTCGCGGCCCACCGTGCCGTCGTCGAGGTCGACACCGAGCTCGGCCTGGTCAAGGTGATCGAGCTGGCCTGCGCCCAGGACGTCGGCAAGGCGCTCAACCCGCTGTCGGTCGTCGGCCAGATCCAGGGCGGCACGCTCCAGGGCATGGGCATCGCCGTCATGGAGGAGATCGTCGTCGACCCCAAGACCGCGAAGGTCAGGAACCCCTCCTTCACGGACTACCTCCTCCCCACCATCCTCGACACGCCGAGCATCCCCGTCGACGTGCTCGAACTCGCTGACGACCACGCCCCCTACGGGCTCCGCGGCATCGGCGAGGCCCCCACCCTGTCGTCCACCCCGGCCGTCCTCGCGGCGATCCGGAACGCGACCGGGCTGGAGCTCGACCGCACGCCGGTACGTCCCGAACACCTCACGGGAACGGCGTAGCAAAGCTCTCCGGGCGGCGCGCGGGAACGTCACACTTCACCGCGCCGCCCGGAGCACCAGGTCCCGCACCGCTCGCGGCACCTGGAGCATGTCCCAGTACCAGATCTGATCGTTCGTCTCGGGCCGTCCCCCGGGTCGTGCGGCCGAAGCACCTTCCCAAATCCCGTAGCCGCAGCAGCGGTTGGTACGGGTGCCCCTGTGAACCTTGGGAGTAGGCCCACATGACCCAGCAGTCACTGGAGCCGGAGACCGTCGCCGACGACGCGGGAGAAGGCACCCGCGTCCCGGCCGGACGGTCCTGGCTCGACCGGTACTTTCACATATCCAGGCGGGGATCCACGGTCGCGCGCGAGGTGCGCGGCGGTACGACCACCTTCATGGCGATGGCGTACATCCTGCTGCTCAACCCCCTGATCCTGTCCGGAAAGGACGCGGCCGGGGACACCCTCGCCCCGCAGGCCCTCATCACCGCGACCGCGTTCGCGGCGGCCTTCTCCACGCTGCTGATGGGCTTCTTCGGCAAGGTGCCGCTCGCCCTCGCCGCCGGTCTCTCCGTCTCCGGCGTCCTGGCCTCCCAGGTCGCCCCCGCGATGACCTGGCCGCAGGCCATGGGCATGTGCGTGATGTACGGCGTGGTCATCATGCTGCTGGTCGTCACCGGCCTCCGCGAGATGATCATGAACGCGATCCCGCTCGCCCTCAAGCACGCGATCACCATGGGCATCGGCCTCTTCGTCGCCCTGATCGGCTTCTACAAGGCCGGCTTCGTGCACCAGGGCGAGGCGACCCCGGTGACGCTCGGCCCGGCGGGTGAACTCGCGGGCTGGCCCGTGCTGTTGTTCGCGGTGACACTGCTCGCGATCTTCATGCTCCAGGCGCGCGGTGTCCCCGGCGCGATCCTGCTCGGCATCGTCGGCGGCACGGTCCTGGCCGTGGTACTCAACGCCCTCGACGTCATCGACCCCGGGCAGTGGGCGAGCGGTGCTCCCGAACTCCACGGCAGCGCGGTCTCGATGCCGGACTTCTCGATCTTCGGCAACGTCGAGTTCGGCGGCTGGGGCGAGGTCGGCGCGATGACGGTCGGCATGATCGTCTTCACGCTCGTCCTGGCCGGGTTCTTCGACGCGATGGCCACCATCATCGGCGTCGGCACGGAGGCCGAGCTGGCCGACGAGCAGGGCCGGATGCCGGGCCTGTCGAAGGCCCTCTTCATCGACGGCGCCGGCGGCGCGATCGGTGGCGTCGCGGGTGCCTCGGGCCAGACGGTGTTCGTGGAGTCGGCGACGGGCGTGGGCGAGGGTGCCCGTACGGGCCTCTCCTCGGTCGTCACCGGCCTGTTCTTCGCGGCCTGTCTGTTCTTCACCCCGCTGA
Above is a window of Streptomyces sp. NBC_00490 DNA encoding:
- a CDS encoding xanthine dehydrogenase family protein molybdopterin-binding subunit; translation: MPTKPTSGAPTKITQGSQTKGGIGESTLRPDGTLKVTGEFAYSSDMWHEDMLWGQILRSTVAHAEIVSIDTSEALATAGVYAVMTYDDLPTDVRNYGLEIQDTPVLAHGKVRHHGEPVAIVAADHPETARRAAAKIKVEYRELPVITDEASATAPDAILVHEGRDDHHIGHVPHPNIVHRQPILRGNAEEAAKRADFVVRGEYTFGMQDQAFLGPESGLAVPDEDGGVHLYIATQWLHSDLKQIAPVLGLPESKVRMTLSGVGGAFGGREDLSMQIHACLLAMRTGKPVKIVYNRFESFFGHVHRHPAKLTYEHGATKDGKLTHVKCRIVLDGGAYASASPAVVGNASSLSIGPYVVDDVDIEAIALYSNNPPCGAMRGFGAVQACFAYEAQMDKLADAVGMDRVEFRQLNAMEQGTIMPTGQPVDSPAPVAELLRRVKAMPMPPEQQWLAAGEAADVRQLPGGLSNTTHGEGVVRGVGYAVGIKNVGFSEGFDDYSTAKVRMDVIAGEPVATVHTAMAEVGQGGVTVHAQIARTELGVTQVTIHPADTQVGSAGSTSASRQTYVTGGAVKNSCELVREKVLEIGRRKFGSYHPAWATAELLLEGGKVVTDGGEVLADLVDVLEGESVEVEAEWRHRPTEAFDLRTGQGFGHVQYSFAAHRAVVEVDTELGLVKVIELACAQDVGKALNPLSVVGQIQGGTLQGMGIAVMEEIVVDPKTAKVRNPSFTDYLLPTILDTPSIPVDVLELADDHAPYGLRGIGEAPTLSSTPAVLAAIRNATGLELDRTPVRPEHLTGTA
- a CDS encoding FAD binding domain-containing protein; the protein is MDFLRPASWEEALAAKAEHPTAVPIAGGTDVMVEINFDHRRPEYLLDLNRITDLTEWEVGEESVRLGASVPYTAIMENLRGELPGLALASHTVASPQIRNRGGVGGNLGTASPAGDAHPALLAAGAEVEVESVRGSRLIPIDAFYTGVKRNALAADELIRAVHIKKADGPQQYSKVGTRNAMVIAVCAFGLALHPETRTVRTGIGSAAPTPVRAKAAEEFLNAALAEGGFWDNGKIITPSVAKQFADLCSGACNPIDDVRGTASYRRHAVGIMARRTLTWAWESYRGTAARTEGVA
- a CDS encoding (2Fe-2S)-binding protein, encoding MRVNFTVNGRPQEADDVWEGESLLYVLRERLGLPGSKNACEQGECGSCTVRLDGVPVCSCLVAAGQVEGREVVTVEGLADFAKQRAEHGGCASGACGTSGKSGTSVQEAQQWAAKGQDSHTGEGTELAPIQQAFIDAGAVQCGFCTPGLLVAADEMLERNPNPTDADIREALSGNLCRCTGYEKIMDAVRLAAARQGEAV
- a CDS encoding NCS2 family permease, producing MTQQSLEPETVADDAGEGTRVPAGRSWLDRYFHISRRGSTVAREVRGGTTTFMAMAYILLLNPLILSGKDAAGDTLAPQALITATAFAAAFSTLLMGFFGKVPLALAAGLSVSGVLASQVAPAMTWPQAMGMCVMYGVVIMLLVVTGLREMIMNAIPLALKHAITMGIGLFVALIGFYKAGFVHQGEATPVTLGPAGELAGWPVLLFAVTLLAIFMLQARGVPGAILLGIVGGTVLAVVLNALDVIDPGQWASGAPELHGSAVSMPDFSIFGNVEFGGWGEVGAMTVGMIVFTLVLAGFFDAMATIIGVGTEAELADEQGRMPGLSKALFIDGAGGAIGGVAGASGQTVFVESATGVGEGARTGLSSVVTGLFFAACLFFTPLTAIVPGEVAAAALVVIGAMMMMNARHVDWADRATAIPVFLTVVIMPFTYSITAGVAAGVISYVAIKVAQSKAREIGAFMWALTLIFFVYFALSPIESWMGVH